The DNA region GATACATAAAAAGGAGGGTTGTCTATGTTAGAGAAAGTATTAAGATTTACGGTTATTGGTTTGTTCTCCGTAGTGGGCTTTGTAATTTTTGCAAATTACTTAACACCCCTAATAATGCCCCTAATAGATTTGGAATTCTTACATATTGGCGTGTTTGGTTTTACAATTTTAAACTTACTATCGATGTTAGGTGGCGGCATTTTATTTGGACTTATAGGCTATATATTAGCACCAATTGGCATAGCTCGAATTATCCATTATACAGAGGCTAGTACTGCGGTATTAGCAAAAGTACCTACCGTAGATATTTTGTTGGCATCTTTAGGGATGTTTATTGGCTTATTGTTGGCTAATTTAATCGGAGAACCAGTGTCACGTGTACCGATTGTTGGACGATATTTGCCCCTGTTTGTTAGTATTATTTTGGGGATAACTGGTTTAAAAGTGGCTCTACGCAAGAAAAATGATGTACTAGAAATATTGCCTGCTTTGTTGCCTAAAGGTGGTTTTAAGGATAAGTTAATCCAAAGTTTAGGTATTAATAAGGCGACTAACCCCAAAGAACTATGCGCGCAAGGGTTTTGTATGTACAAAATTTTAGACACTAGTGTGATTATTGATGGACGGATTGCCGATATTTGTAAAACTGGTTTTGTCGAAGGGATTATTGTAGTACCGAAATTTGTGTTAGAAGAGTTACAGAAAATAGCAGATTCTTCAGATGCGTTAAAAAGAAATCGTGGGCGTCGCGGTTTAGATATCCTTAATGAAATGCAAAAGGATAAAGCTTTCCAAATTCATGTGGAAGACACAGATTTTGATGATTTAACGGAAGTTGATGCTAAGTTAGTGAGGTTAGCTCAGGTAATGGGTGGGGCCGTGGTAACTAATGATTTTAATTTGAATAAAGTAGCAGAATTACAAGGTGTAAGAGTTTTGAATATTAATTTATTGGCTAATATGGTTAAGCCATTGGTTTTGCCAGGTGAGGAAATGCGTGTTCATGTGTCCAAAGAGGGTAAAGAACCAGGACAAGGCGTAGCTTATCTGGAAGATGGGACCATGATTGTCATTGAAGGTGCAAGACGCTTTTTAGGTGAGGATCTTGTAGTAATTGTAACTACAGCTTTACAAACTGCGGCTGGTCGGATGATATTTGCCAAACTAAAATAAGTGTAAGGAGCGAGAAAATATGAGACTAGCAGTAGTTATACCAGCAGCAGGTTCAAGTGCCCGGATGCAAGCCGGTATGAACAAAGTTTTTATTGAAATTGCTGGTAAACCTATTTTAATCCATACTTTAGAAAATATAGCTAAATGTGAGTATGTGGGCACCGTATTTGTGGTAGTGGGAGCACAAGATGTTGAACCTACCAAAGAGTTATTGCAAAAATATCAAGACACTTTTCCCGAGATCGCCTGGCAAGTTTTAGCTGGTGGCAGCGAGCGCCAGTACTCAGTATTTAGTGCACTTAAACTTCTGAAACCTAATATTACGCATGTAGCAGTGCATGATGGGGCTCGTCCTTTTATTACCAAAGAGATATTTTCTCAATGTATAGCAGTAGCGCAGGTAACTAATGCAGCGATTGTAGCGGTGCCGTGCAAGGATACTATTAAACGCGTCCAAGAGCAGTTTGTGGACAGCACTTTGGAACGTAACGGGTTGTATGCGGCCCAAACCCCGCAAGTATTTACTAAGGAATTGTTATTACAAGCTTATGAGCAAGCTAAAAAAGATGGCTTTCTGGGTACGGATGATGCTAGCTTAGTAGAGCGATTAGGGGTGCGAGTGGCTGTAGTTAATGGAGAATCTCGTAATTTTAAGATTACAACCCCAGATGATTTGATTGTTGCGCAAGCTTTTATGCAAGAAAAATCAGCGCAAACTATTTGTCCGGTGGCTCGTGTGGGGCAAGGTTATGATGTGCATGCCTTAGTTCCAGGGCGAGAGTTGATTTTAGGGGGAGTTAAAATTCCTTATGAATTTGGTTTAGCGGGACAT from Succinispira mobilis DSM 6222 includes:
- a CDS encoding PIN/TRAM domain-containing protein, producing the protein MLEKVLRFTVIGLFSVVGFVIFANYLTPLIMPLIDLEFLHIGVFGFTILNLLSMLGGGILFGLIGYILAPIGIARIIHYTEASTAVLAKVPTVDILLASLGMFIGLLLANLIGEPVSRVPIVGRYLPLFVSIILGITGLKVALRKKNDVLEILPALLPKGGFKDKLIQSLGINKATNPKELCAQGFCMYKILDTSVIIDGRIADICKTGFVEGIIVVPKFVLEELQKIADSSDALKRNRGRRGLDILNEMQKDKAFQIHVEDTDFDDLTEVDAKLVRLAQVMGGAVVTNDFNLNKVAELQGVRVLNINLLANMVKPLVLPGEEMRVHVSKEGKEPGQGVAYLEDGTMIVIEGARRFLGEDLVVIVTTALQTAAGRMIFAKLK
- a CDS encoding bifunctional 2-C-methyl-D-erythritol 4-phosphate cytidylyltransferase/2-C-methyl-D-erythritol 2,4-cyclodiphosphate synthase is translated as MRLAVVIPAAGSSARMQAGMNKVFIEIAGKPILIHTLENIAKCEYVGTVFVVVGAQDVEPTKELLQKYQDTFPEIAWQVLAGGSERQYSVFSALKLLKPNITHVAVHDGARPFITKEIFSQCIAVAQVTNAAIVAVPCKDTIKRVQEQFVDSTLERNGLYAAQTPQVFTKELLLQAYEQAKKDGFLGTDDASLVERLGVRVAVVNGESRNFKITTPDDLIVAQAFMQEKSAQTICPVARVGQGYDVHALVPGRELILGGVKIPYEFGLAGHSDADVLLHAIKDAILGACALGDIGDHFPDTSEQYKDVSSLYLLKCVHKIISQAGYQVCNVDALVMAEQPKLAPYKQMMRANIAQALQIDIDFVNIKATTTEKLGFVGRREGMAAQAVATVLKK